In Candidatus Saganbacteria bacterium, the DNA window TCTTCTTCGGGGACCAAAACTTTTGAAATTTTGTGCCGGAGCCCCAAGCGGTCAATATTTTGCTCGATCGCACGCTTAACCCTGTCTTCCTGTCCAGAGTATGTCTGTATCACGTACCACTTCAATTCTAACGGGGCCTCATCCTTTTTTTCAGGTTCAGCCGGAACAGAAGATACCTCTTCTATCTTATTTTCTTCAACAGGAGCAGTTTCAGGATTTTTGCCCTGCTCTTCCCTGTTATTTTTTTCTTGATTGTCAAAATTCATTATTATTAACGTGCTTTTGTTAACATTAAAACAGCTTGAGATAAACCATAATCGATCCCCATCAAAGCAAATCCCAAAACTAATACCATCACTACTATTATTACCGTCGCAGAAATAATATATTTCCTGTCCGGCCAGGAAACTTTTTTGGCCTCTGCCTGCGTTTCCTTTATATAATTACCGACCGCGGCAACTAATCCAACTTTTTTTTCTTCCATAAATATTAAAATTCGGGCGAGAAGGGACTCGAACCCCCAACCACTGGTTTTGGAGACCAGGGCTCTACCAATTGAGCTACTCGCCCAACAGACAAGCCCTGCACTAAAAGGTGCCGGGACAAGCCCCTATTTTTCCTCCTTATGGACCGTATGCGCCCTGCAAAACCTGCAATATTTCTTAAGCTCCAACCTACCGGTAGTTGTTTTCTTATTTTTATTCGTCGCATAATTGCGCCGCTTGCATTTCGTACACGACAATGTGATTATTTCTCTCATAAAATTATTTGAAAAGCACAAAAAATCCCCTCTACCAAATTTTTGCTACGGAATTTGGCAAAAAGGTTTTAGCGCGCTTTAGCGCCGCCTTAAAGCGCAGAAGCACACAAAGGTTAATTTTATCTTAAATAATATTTCTTGTCAAGGGGATGAATTGCCCCTGTTATTTAAAGTTCAAAAGTGGACTATTTAAAGTTGAAAAGTGGACTCTAGTTGGA includes these proteins:
- the rpmG gene encoding 50S ribosomal protein L33 → MREIITLSCTKCKRRNYATNKNKKTTTGRLELKKYCRFCRAHTVHKEEK
- the secE gene encoding preprotein translocase subunit SecE, giving the protein MEEKKVGLVAAVGNYIKETQAEAKKVSWPDRKYIISATVIIVVMVLVLGFALMGIDYGLSQAVLMLTKAR